In Geotalea uraniireducens, the genomic window ATATGGCAAGCATCGGCAACATTTTCACCGCACTCCTCCTTTCCCAACACGGGGAAGCTGCTTCAAAAATTTCTCAATCTCGCTTGAGAAATACCCGATCCTCCGAGGGCTTACCTGGACCCGCGGAGGCAATTCGCCAGCAAGTTCGAGCCGCCGTATAGTCGACGCCCCGACTCCCAGCAAGGCGGCAACCTCCCTGCGACTTAAAATTTTCCCATCTGTTCCCAAAGCCGGACCCCCAATTTATTGCAAAAATAGAATTGCCCCATACTTAACCAGAATCCTTCAGAGTGGTTCAAATATCAATTATTTTGCCCTAAAAAAAACCATATACTCCTAACTACCTGTAAAAACATACGAAATCACGTAAAGACAAAATAATTGATATCTGAACCACCTCGTGCAATTGTGGAGTCAATAGGGACGAAATCGC contains:
- a CDS encoding helix-turn-helix transcriptional regulator; this encodes MGTDGKILSRREVAALLGVGASTIRRLELAGELPPRVQVSPRRIGYFSSEIEKFLKQLPRVGKGGVR